One window from the genome of Bacillus tianshenii encodes:
- a CDS encoding proline dehydrogenase: MEKALRNFFLFMSQNKAFTKLAKTYGLRFGAARFVAGETIAQTVEVIKELNKKGMAVTIDYLGEFVDKEHEAKERTQETIQAIRAIANEELDSQVSLKLTSMGLDISEELVMENMRLIMEEAVKNQVFITIDMEDYSRCETTLNIFKQLKAEYDQIGTVIQSYLYRTVEDMKDLNQYNPNLRLVKGAYKESPEVAFPDKKDVDENYKRIIKMHLLNGNYTAVATHDDEMIEYTKKLVKEHDISNDQFEFQMLYGIRTERQEELVQEGYRMRVYVPYGKDWYGYFMRRLAERPANVAFVLKGVFGK; encoded by the coding sequence ATGGAAAAAGCATTGCGGAACTTTTTCTTATTTATGTCTCAAAATAAAGCCTTTACGAAGCTTGCGAAAACATACGGACTGCGATTTGGCGCGGCTCGATTTGTTGCTGGAGAAACGATTGCGCAAACAGTTGAAGTGATTAAAGAGTTAAATAAAAAAGGAATGGCTGTTACAATTGATTACCTTGGAGAGTTTGTGGACAAGGAACATGAAGCAAAAGAGCGGACACAGGAAACGATTCAAGCAATACGCGCTATTGCCAATGAAGAACTGGATTCTCAAGTTTCATTAAAGCTTACGTCTATGGGCCTCGATATTTCTGAAGAACTCGTGATGGAAAATATGCGTCTAATTATGGAGGAAGCGGTAAAGAATCAAGTTTTCATTACAATTGATATGGAAGATTATAGCCGATGTGAAACAACCTTGAATATCTTCAAGCAGCTGAAGGCTGAATATGACCAGATCGGAACAGTTATTCAGTCTTATCTCTATCGAACAGTTGAGGATATGAAGGACCTTAATCAATATAACCCTAACTTGCGCTTAGTAAAGGGGGCTTACAAAGAATCTCCTGAAGTCGCTTTTCCAGATAAAAAAGATGTCGATGAAAACTATAAACGAATCATCAAAATGCATCTTCTAAATGGGAATTATACAGCAGTGGCGACCCACGATGATGAAATGATTGAATACACAAAGAAGCTTGTGAAAGAACACGATATTTCGAACGACCAATTTGAGTTTCAAATGCTCTATGGCATCCGAACGGAGCGTCAGGAAGAGCTTGTACAAGAAGGGTATCGCATGCGTGTCTATGTACCTTACGGAAAAGATTGGTATGGTTATTTTATGCGGCGCTTAGCAGAGCGGCCGGCAAACGTAGCGTTTGTGTTAAAAGGTGTTTTTGGAAAATAA
- a CDS encoding spore coat protein, whose protein sequence is MPQQQKPNEVKNPETTVPKTPTMNDRDYSNDMLSTEKYMTNSYCTYLNEASNQQLYDDVVTIFKETQDCQRDLYNLMFKKGWYGVEAADVQKLQQSYQQFQGYTNQFPYNNQMLQ, encoded by the coding sequence ATGCCACAACAACAAAAGCCAAACGAAGTGAAAAATCCTGAAACAACTGTCCCAAAAACACCAACAATGAATGACCGTGACTACTCAAACGACATGCTTTCAACTGAAAAATATATGACAAACTCATATTGCACATATTTAAACGAAGCAAGCAATCAACAATTATATGATGATGTCGTAACTATCTTTAAAGAAACACAAGACTGCCAACGCGACCTTTACAACCTAATGTTCAAAAAAGGCTGGTACGGTGTAGAAGCAGCAGACGTCCAAAAGCTTCAACAATCCTACCAACAATTCCAAGGCTACACAAACCAATTCCCATACAACAACCAAATGCTGCAATAA
- a CDS encoding YusU family protein produces the protein MEQQFVQQFDALLEKYTELLVGETDSELKAKVQMWALYNQVAKSMPALAKHWNETYPEAKQEMRALIKEIQQLNEAHRSEMDKRKNDESH, from the coding sequence ATGGAACAACAATTTGTCCAACAGTTTGATGCATTGCTTGAAAAGTATACAGAACTGCTTGTGGGAGAAACGGATAGTGAATTAAAAGCAAAAGTCCAAATGTGGGCTTTATATAACCAAGTAGCTAAGTCCATGCCTGCGTTGGCAAAGCACTGGAACGAAACATATCCAGAAGCAAAGCAAGAAATGCGCGCGCTCATTAAAGAAATCCAACAGTTAAATGAAGCTCATCGCTCAGAAATGGATAAGCGGAAAAATGATGAAAGCCACTAG
- the smpB gene encoding SsrA-binding protein SmpB, producing MPKGSGKAIAQNKKARHDFTIEDTYEAGIVLKGTEIKSIRAGRVNLKDAFARIEKGEVFLHNMHISPYEQGNRFNHDPLRTRKLLLHSKEISKLIGLTKEKGYSLVPLKLYIKNGVAKLLIGLGKGKKKYDKREDLKKKAMKRDIERAIKDRNM from the coding sequence ATGCCAAAAGGAAGCGGAAAGGCCATTGCTCAAAATAAAAAAGCACGGCATGATTTTACAATTGAAGATACATATGAAGCAGGTATTGTCCTTAAAGGAACGGAGATTAAATCCATCCGGGCAGGTCGAGTGAACTTAAAGGATGCTTTCGCTCGTATTGAAAAAGGCGAAGTTTTTCTTCATAACATGCATATCAGCCCTTATGAACAGGGCAACCGTTTCAACCATGATCCATTGCGGACGAGGAAGCTTTTACTGCATAGTAAAGAAATTTCGAAGTTAATTGGATTGACAAAAGAAAAGGGATATTCCCTTGTTCCTTTAAAGCTCTACATAAAAAACGGCGTAGCAAAGCTTCTTATCGGATTAGGTAAAGGTAAGAAAAAATATGATAAACGTGAAGACCTTAAGAAAAAAGCAATGAAACGGGATATCGAGCGTGCGATCAAGGACCGCAATATGTAA
- the rnr gene encoding ribonuclease R gives MDEVKEHIERLLTFMKDEAYKPLTVQELEEAFGIEGSDSFKDFVKALVTMEEEGLIVRTRSNRYGLPEKMNLIRGKFIAHAKGFGFVEREEKELEDIFIPPSEINSAMHGDQVLVRIDSYSTGARAEGTIVRIVKRAVTEIVGTYVDNKYFGFVQADDKRVTTDIFIPKGKNNGAADGHKVIVKITKYPEGRMNAEGHVLEILGHKNDPGVDILSIIHQHGIPQEFPDEVMQQAKDTPDEIHPDELKNRRDLRDEMIVTIDGADAKDLDDAVSVQKLSNGNYKLSVHIADVSYYAKEGSPIDEEALERGTSVYLVDRVIPMIPHRLSNGICSLNPQVDRLTLSCEMEIDHQGTVVNHEIFQSVIKTNERMTYKDVNSILEDQDEELRKKYAELVPMFEDMEDLAAILRKKRFDRGAIDFDFKEAKVLVGSEGEPTEVVIRERSVAERLIEEFMLAANETIAEHFHWLNVPFMYRIHQDPDAEKLQRFFEFITNFGYVVKGKANDVHPRALQEVLETVQGTPEETVISTVMLRSMQQARYEPQNLGHFGLSTEFYTHFTSPIRRYPDLIVHRLIRKYLLEKKLDPATQEEWAGKLPDIARHASEMERRAVDAERDTDEMKKAEYMMKHIGEEFEGIISSVTNFGLFVELPNTIEGLVHVSYLTDDYYRFDDRQFAMIGERTGNVFRIGDAITVRVLDANKDERSVDFEIVGMKENRPSRRKDRPKVIQSPRKKKSKDPKVNLKDKKKNNKSKNKPFYEAAPSNKKKKRKKRR, from the coding sequence ATGGACGAAGTAAAAGAACATATTGAACGGTTACTAACTTTTATGAAGGACGAGGCATACAAGCCGCTAACAGTTCAAGAATTAGAAGAGGCTTTCGGAATTGAAGGCTCTGATTCTTTTAAGGACTTTGTAAAGGCTTTGGTAACAATGGAAGAAGAAGGACTTATTGTACGTACACGCAGCAACCGCTACGGTTTGCCGGAGAAAATGAATTTAATACGTGGTAAGTTCATTGCTCATGCAAAGGGCTTTGGATTTGTAGAGCGTGAAGAAAAGGAGCTTGAGGATATCTTTATCCCGCCTTCTGAAATAAATAGCGCTATGCATGGAGACCAAGTGCTAGTTCGTATCGATTCTTATAGCACAGGAGCTCGGGCAGAAGGAACGATTGTAAGAATTGTAAAACGGGCTGTAACTGAAATTGTCGGTACCTATGTAGATAATAAATATTTTGGTTTTGTCCAAGCAGACGATAAGCGTGTAACAACGGATATTTTCATTCCAAAAGGTAAAAACAACGGAGCAGCTGATGGTCATAAAGTAATTGTTAAAATTACAAAATACCCAGAAGGAAGAATGAACGCAGAGGGTCACGTGCTCGAAATTCTTGGCCATAAGAATGACCCTGGTGTGGATATTTTATCAATTATTCACCAGCATGGTATCCCGCAAGAATTCCCAGATGAAGTGATGCAGCAAGCGAAAGACACCCCGGATGAGATTCATCCAGATGAATTGAAGAATCGTCGTGATTTACGTGATGAAATGATTGTCACAATTGATGGCGCAGACGCAAAAGACTTAGATGATGCCGTTTCAGTTCAGAAGCTTTCAAATGGCAATTATAAATTAAGTGTTCATATTGCCGATGTGTCTTATTATGCAAAAGAAGGCTCACCAATTGATGAGGAAGCGCTAGAGCGTGGAACAAGTGTATATCTTGTAGACCGTGTTATTCCGATGATTCCTCACCGTTTATCAAATGGTATTTGTAGTTTGAATCCACAAGTAGACCGCTTAACACTTTCCTGTGAAATGGAAATCGATCACCAAGGAACTGTTGTGAATCATGAGATTTTCCAAAGTGTCATTAAGACAAACGAGCGGATGACTTATAAAGATGTAAATAGTATTCTTGAGGACCAAGATGAAGAACTTCGTAAAAAATATGCTGAACTTGTTCCAATGTTTGAAGATATGGAAGATCTTGCGGCAATTTTACGGAAAAAGCGTTTTGACCGTGGTGCTATTGATTTTGACTTTAAGGAAGCGAAAGTTCTTGTAGGTAGTGAAGGAGAGCCAACAGAGGTTGTCATTCGGGAGCGCTCTGTAGCGGAACGTTTAATCGAAGAGTTCATGCTTGCTGCAAATGAAACAATTGCAGAGCATTTCCATTGGTTGAATGTGCCATTCATGTACCGGATTCACCAAGACCCAGATGCTGAAAAGCTACAACGGTTCTTTGAATTTATTACGAATTTCGGTTATGTTGTAAAAGGAAAAGCAAATGATGTACATCCAAGAGCTCTGCAAGAGGTGCTTGAAACGGTCCAAGGTACACCTGAAGAAACAGTTATTTCAACGGTAATGCTTCGTTCAATGCAGCAAGCACGTTATGAACCGCAAAACCTCGGGCACTTCGGACTGTCGACAGAGTTCTATACTCACTTTACATCACCAATTCGCCGTTATCCAGATTTGATCGTGCATCGTTTAATTCGCAAATATTTATTAGAGAAGAAGCTAGATCCCGCTACGCAAGAAGAGTGGGCAGGGAAGCTGCCAGACATTGCACGACATGCATCTGAAATGGAGCGCCGTGCCGTAGATGCTGAGCGTGATACAGATGAGATGAAGAAAGCCGAATATATGATGAAGCATATTGGCGAGGAGTTTGAAGGAATTATTAGTTCTGTTACAAACTTCGGCTTGTTCGTTGAGTTGCCAAACACAATTGAAGGTTTAGTTCATGTCAGCTACTTAACAGATGACTATTATCGCTTTGACGACCGTCAATTTGCGATGATTGGTGAGCGCACAGGTAATGTCTTCCGTATCGGCGATGCCATTACTGTTCGTGTTCTTGATGCAAATAAAGATGAGCGCTCTGTTGACTTTGAAATTGTTGGTATGAAGGAAAACCGTCCTTCTAGACGAAAAGACCGACCAAAGGTTATTCAAAGTCCACGGAAGAAGAAGTCCAAGGACCCAAAAGTGAACTTAAAGGATAAAAAGAAAAACAATAAAAGCAAAAATAAACCATTTTATGAAGCAGCACCTTCAAACAAGAAAAAGAAACGTAAAAAGCGACGCTAG
- a CDS encoding carboxylesterase codes for MKIVAPKPFTFEGGKRAVLLLHGFTGNANDVRMMGRFLQNKGYTCHGPQYAGHGVEPEELVKTGPEDWWKAAKAGYDYLKSEGYEEIAVAGLSLGGLFSLKLGYTEPVKGIVTMCAPMYIKSEEIMHKGILQFAEEYKKREGKSPEQIEKEMEHFHDAPLETIRALQGLIREVRQCVDMIYAPTLVVQARHDQMINTDSANIIYDEVETDDKELKWYEESGHAITLDKERDQLHEDVYQFLEHLDWKE; via the coding sequence ATGAAAATTGTAGCACCAAAACCTTTTACATTCGAGGGCGGGAAACGTGCTGTTCTATTGCTACATGGATTCACTGGAAATGCGAATGACGTTCGGATGATGGGGCGTTTTTTGCAAAATAAAGGATACACTTGCCACGGCCCTCAATATGCAGGGCATGGTGTTGAACCAGAGGAGCTTGTGAAAACAGGACCGGAAGATTGGTGGAAAGCTGCAAAAGCAGGTTACGATTATTTGAAGTCAGAAGGATATGAAGAAATTGCTGTTGCTGGTCTTTCATTAGGAGGGCTATTTTCGCTAAAGCTGGGATACACTGAACCTGTAAAAGGAATTGTGACGATGTGTGCGCCAATGTATATAAAAAGTGAAGAGATTATGCATAAAGGGATTCTTCAATTTGCTGAGGAATATAAAAAACGGGAAGGAAAATCACCCGAACAAATTGAAAAAGAAATGGAACACTTCCATGATGCTCCGCTTGAAACAATCCGAGCGTTACAAGGGCTTATCAGAGAAGTTCGTCAATGTGTCGACATGATTTATGCGCCCACACTTGTTGTTCAAGCACGTCATGACCAAATGATTAACACAGATAGTGCAAATATTATTTATGATGAAGTTGAGACAGATGATAAGGAATTAAAATGGTATGAAGAATCAGGTCATGCGATTACGTTAGATAAAGAACGCGATCAATTACATGAAGATGTCTATCAGTTTTTGGAGCATCTTGATTGGAAGGAATAA
- the secG gene encoding preprotein translocase subunit SecG: protein MHTVAVTLLVIVSIALIVIVLAQSGKSSGLSGAISGGAEQLFGKQKMRGMDAVLHRITIVLAVLFFLLAIAVTYLDV, encoded by the coding sequence ATGCATACAGTTGCTGTGACGCTGTTAGTCATCGTTTCAATTGCATTAATTGTCATTGTTTTGGCGCAATCAGGAAAGAGCTCGGGACTATCTGGCGCAATTTCTGGTGGTGCAGAACAATTATTTGGTAAGCAAAAGATGCGTGGTATGGATGCCGTGTTACACCGCATTACTATTGTGTTAGCAGTTCTATTCTTTTTACTGGCAATTGCGGTAACATACTTAGATGTGTAA
- the eno gene encoding phosphopyruvate hydratase, with product MSLIVDVYAREVLDSRGNPTVEVEVFTESGAFGRALVPSGASTGEYEAVELRDGDKDRYLGKGVQQAVQNVNDKIAESLIGFDVLDQAGIDDLLIELDGTENKGNLGANAILGVSLAAAHAAAGFLGIPLYRYLGGFNAKTLPTPMMNIVNGGEHADNNVDIQEFMIMPVGAPTFREALRTGTEIFHSLKKVLKDKGYNTAVGDEGGFAPNLKSNEEALETIIQAIEAAGYKPGEEVKLAMDVASSELYEDGKYNLKGEGVVRTSEEMVGWYEELVSKYPIVSIEDGLDENDWEGHKLLTERLGDKVQLVGDDLFVTNTKKLSQGIEQGVGNSILIKVNQIGTLTETFDAIEMAKRAGYTAVISHRSGETEDATIADIAVATNAGQIKTGAPSRTDRVAKYNQLLRIEDDLEHLAVYAGGNAFYNLK from the coding sequence ATGTCTTTAATTGTTGATGTATATGCTCGCGAAGTCTTAGACTCTCGCGGTAATCCAACAGTAGAAGTTGAAGTGTTCACAGAATCTGGCGCATTCGGTCGCGCATTAGTACCAAGTGGTGCTTCAACAGGTGAATACGAAGCAGTTGAGCTTCGTGACGGTGACAAAGACCGTTATCTTGGTAAAGGTGTTCAGCAAGCAGTGCAAAATGTGAATGATAAAATTGCTGAATCATTAATCGGTTTTGACGTATTAGACCAAGCTGGAATCGATGACCTTCTAATTGAATTAGATGGTACTGAAAACAAAGGCAATCTTGGTGCCAACGCTATTCTAGGTGTTTCACTTGCAGCAGCACATGCAGCAGCTGGCTTCCTAGGCATTCCATTGTACCGTTATCTTGGCGGCTTCAATGCGAAGACATTGCCTACACCGATGATGAACATCGTAAACGGTGGTGAGCACGCAGACAATAACGTTGATATTCAAGAATTCATGATTATGCCTGTAGGTGCGCCAACATTCCGTGAGGCTCTTCGCACAGGTACTGAAATCTTCCATAGCTTGAAAAAGGTATTGAAGGATAAAGGCTACAATACAGCTGTTGGTGATGAAGGTGGCTTCGCGCCAAACTTGAAATCAAATGAAGAAGCACTTGAAACAATTATCCAAGCAATCGAAGCTGCCGGCTATAAGCCAGGTGAAGAAGTGAAGCTTGCGATGGACGTTGCGTCTTCTGAGCTGTATGAAGACGGGAAGTACAACCTGAAAGGTGAAGGCGTTGTTCGTACGTCTGAAGAAATGGTTGGTTGGTATGAAGAGCTTGTCTCTAAATATCCAATCGTTTCAATTGAAGACGGTCTTGACGAAAACGATTGGGAAGGCCACAAGCTATTGACAGAGCGCTTAGGCGACAAAGTTCAACTTGTTGGTGATGACTTGTTCGTAACAAATACGAAGAAGCTTTCACAAGGTATTGAGCAAGGCGTAGGTAACTCAATCTTAATTAAAGTAAACCAAATCGGTACGTTGACAGAAACGTTCGATGCGATTGAAATGGCAAAACGCGCTGGCTACACAGCTGTTATCTCTCACCGTTCTGGTGAAACAGAGGACGCAACAATTGCTGATATCGCAGTAGCAACAAATGCTGGTCAAATCAAGACTGGTGCACCATCACGTACAGATCGCGTTGCAAAATACAACCAATTACTTCGCATTGAAGATGACTTAGAGCATCTTGCAGTATATGCAGGTGGCAATGCATTTTACAACTTGAAGTAA
- the gpmI gene encoding 2,3-bisphosphoglycerate-independent phosphoglycerate mutase: MAKTPHALIILDGFGMREETKGNAVAQANTPNFDRLWEKYPRTTLTACGEAVGLPEGQMGNSEVGHLNIGAGRVVYQSLTRVNLSIRNGEFFDNNTFNEAMEHAKEKGKALHIFGLLSDGGIHSHIKHMYALLKMAADKGLEKVYIHGFLDGRDVGPQTAKTYIKEAQEKMNEYGVGEFATISGRYYSMDRDKRWDRVERSYRAMVYGEGPSYTDPIELVDDSYENGIYDEFVLPSVLTNEDGTPVATIEDEDAVIFYNFRPDRAIQISRAFTNKDFREFDRGEKAPNDLFFVCLTKFSETVDGYVAFKPSNLDNTCGEVLSQNGLTQLRIAETEKYPHVTFFFSGGREEKFPGEERILIDSPKVATYDLKPEMSAYEVTDALVKEIEAGKFDAIILNFANPDMVGHSGKIEPTIKAVEVVDECLGRVVDALQAQGGDAVITADHGNADEVITPEGNPMTAHTTNPVPVIVTKDGVKLRDDGILGDLSPTLLDLLNVELPEEMTGRSLIKK, from the coding sequence ATGGCTAAAACACCACATGCATTAATCATCTTAGATGGTTTCGGAATGCGTGAAGAAACAAAAGGAAATGCAGTTGCACAAGCCAATACACCAAACTTTGACCGTCTTTGGGAGAAATATCCGCGCACAACACTCACTGCTTGCGGTGAGGCGGTAGGCCTTCCAGAAGGACAGATGGGTAACTCAGAGGTTGGGCACTTAAATATTGGTGCAGGGCGTGTTGTTTATCAAAGTTTAACGCGAGTGAACTTATCGATTCGCAATGGGGAGTTCTTTGATAACAATACATTTAACGAAGCAATGGAGCATGCGAAAGAGAAAGGAAAAGCACTCCATATCTTTGGCTTGCTTTCAGATGGTGGCATTCACAGTCATATCAAGCATATGTATGCTTTATTAAAAATGGCTGCTGATAAAGGTCTTGAGAAAGTCTATATTCATGGCTTCTTAGATGGTCGTGATGTTGGACCGCAAACGGCGAAAACGTATATTAAGGAAGCACAGGAAAAGATGAACGAGTACGGTGTTGGTGAATTCGCAACAATCTCTGGCCGTTACTATTCAATGGACCGTGACAAGCGTTGGGATCGTGTCGAACGTTCATATCGCGCGATGGTATATGGAGAGGGCCCTTCATACACAGATCCAATTGAGCTTGTTGACGATTCATATGAAAATGGCATTTATGATGAATTCGTTTTACCATCTGTGCTTACGAATGAAGATGGAACGCCTGTTGCGACAATTGAAGATGAAGATGCGGTAATCTTCTATAACTTCCGACCAGACAGAGCAATCCAAATTTCACGTGCGTTTACGAATAAAGATTTCCGAGAATTTGACCGCGGTGAGAAAGCACCAAATGATTTATTCTTTGTTTGTTTAACGAAGTTTAGTGAAACAGTTGATGGTTACGTCGCGTTCAAGCCTTCAAACTTGGATAATACGTGTGGGGAAGTTCTCTCGCAAAATGGCTTAACACAATTGCGTATTGCGGAAACAGAAAAGTATCCACATGTAACTTTCTTCTTCAGCGGCGGTCGTGAAGAGAAATTCCCTGGAGAAGAGCGTATTCTCATTGACTCACCAAAAGTTGCAACGTATGATTTGAAACCTGAAATGAGTGCGTATGAAGTAACAGATGCACTTGTGAAGGAAATCGAAGCAGGCAAGTTTGATGCGATTATTTTAAACTTTGCTAACCCTGACATGGTTGGTCATTCAGGTAAAATTGAGCCGACTATCAAAGCAGTAGAAGTAGTAGATGAATGCTTAGGTCGTGTGGTTGATGCGCTTCAAGCACAAGGTGGGGACGCAGTCATTACGGCAGACCACGGGAATGCTGATGAAGTGATTACGCCTGAAGGCAATCCGATGACCGCACACACAACAAATCCAGTACCAGTTATTGTGACAAAAGATGGTGTCAAGCTGCGTGATGACGGCATCTTAGGTGATTTATCACCAACATTATTGGATCTATTAAATGTCGAGCTTCCTGAAGAGATGACAGGACGTTCCTTAATTAAAAAATAA
- the tpiA gene encoding triose-phosphate isomerase has translation MRKPIIAGNWKMNKTLSEATDFATNVKSKVPSPEVVDSVVCAPALFLGQLVEEAKETDLKVGAQNMHFEESGAFTGEISPVALKDVGVEYVIIGHSERREMFAETDETVNKKVHSAFDHDLKPIVCVGETLGERESNKTNEIVGKQVEKAFEGLGKDKASEVIVAYEPIWAIGTGKSSSAQDADETCGYIRRTIAEKYSEEVADKVRIQYGGSVKPTNIKEYMDQENIDGALVGGASLDPASFLQLLEAVNNG, from the coding sequence ATGCGTAAGCCGATTATTGCAGGTAACTGGAAAATGAATAAAACGTTATCTGAGGCAACGGACTTCGCAACAAATGTAAAAAGCAAAGTGCCAAGTCCTGAAGTTGTCGATTCTGTTGTATGTGCTCCAGCATTGTTTCTTGGACAACTTGTTGAAGAAGCAAAAGAAACAGACTTGAAAGTAGGAGCTCAAAACATGCACTTTGAAGAGAGTGGCGCATTTACAGGAGAAATTAGTCCTGTTGCGTTAAAGGATGTCGGAGTTGAATACGTCATTATTGGTCACTCTGAACGTCGTGAAATGTTTGCAGAAACAGATGAAACAGTGAACAAGAAAGTCCATTCTGCATTTGACCATGATTTGAAACCGATTGTTTGTGTTGGTGAAACGTTGGGAGAGCGTGAAAGCAACAAAACAAACGAAATCGTAGGGAAGCAAGTAGAAAAAGCTTTCGAAGGTCTTGGGAAGGACAAAGCAAGCGAAGTTATCGTTGCATATGAACCAATCTGGGCAATTGGAACAGGCAAATCTTCATCAGCTCAAGATGCAGATGAAACGTGTGGCTATATTCGTCGTACAATTGCTGAGAAATATTCTGAAGAAGTTGCAGATAAAGTTCGTATTCAATACGGTGGTAGCGTTAAACCAACAAATATTAAAGAGTATATGGACCAAGAAAACATCGACGGTGCACTTGTCGGTGGTGCAAGCTTGGACCCAGCATCTTTCTTACAACTCTTGGAGGCAGTGAATAATGGCTAA
- a CDS encoding phosphoglycerate kinase — protein MNKQTIRDVEVNGKKVFCRVDFNVPMQDGKVTDDTRIRAALPTIKHLSEQGAKVILASHLGRPKGEVVEELRLNAAAKRLSELLGKDVAKTDEAYGTEVEDAIAKMSDGDVLLLENVRFYPGEKKNDPDFAKALASLADLYVNDAFGAAHRAHASTAGIAEHLPAVAGFLMEKELEVLGKALSKPERPFTAIIGGAKVKDKIGVIDNLLEKVDNLIIGGGLAYTFVKAQGHDIGKSLLEADKIDLAKQFMDKAKEKGVNFYMPIDAVIADEFSAEANTEVVDIDSIPSDWQALDIGPKTIKEYREVIKNSRLVIWNGPMGVFEYEKFADGTKGVAEALAEAEGTYSVIGGGDSAAAVEKFELADKMSHISTGGGASLEFMEGKTLPGVAALNDK, from the coding sequence ATGAACAAACAAACGATTCGCGACGTTGAAGTGAACGGTAAAAAAGTATTTTGCCGTGTTGACTTTAACGTACCAATGCAGGATGGAAAGGTGACGGATGACACACGTATCCGTGCAGCTTTACCAACAATTAAGCATCTGAGCGAACAAGGTGCAAAGGTAATTTTGGCTAGTCATCTAGGACGTCCAAAAGGTGAAGTGGTGGAAGAACTTCGTTTGAATGCGGCTGCGAAGCGTCTTAGCGAACTGCTAGGCAAAGATGTAGCGAAAACAGACGAGGCGTATGGTACAGAAGTAGAAGATGCGATTGCAAAGATGTCAGATGGAGACGTCTTGTTATTAGAAAACGTCCGTTTCTATCCAGGCGAAAAGAAGAACGACCCTGACTTTGCAAAAGCACTTGCATCACTTGCTGATTTGTATGTTAATGATGCATTCGGAGCAGCACACCGCGCACACGCTTCAACTGCGGGAATTGCAGAGCATCTTCCAGCTGTTGCAGGCTTCTTAATGGAGAAAGAGCTTGAAGTATTAGGGAAGGCTTTATCGAAGCCAGAGCGTCCATTCACAGCGATCATTGGTGGCGCAAAGGTAAAGGATAAAATCGGTGTTATCGACAACTTGCTTGAAAAAGTTGATAATCTAATTATCGGCGGCGGACTTGCTTATACGTTCGTGAAGGCGCAAGGTCATGATATTGGAAAATCTCTACTTGAGGCAGACAAAATCGATCTTGCAAAACAATTCATGGACAAAGCAAAAGAAAAAGGCGTCAATTTCTACATGCCGATAGATGCTGTAATTGCGGATGAGTTCTCAGCAGAAGCAAATACAGAAGTTGTTGATATTGATTCAATTCCAAGCGATTGGCAAGCGTTGGACATTGGTCCAAAAACAATCAAGGAGTATCGGGAAGTGATTAAGAATTCAAGACTCGTTATTTGGAACGGTCCGATGGGCGTGTTTGAGTACGAGAAATTCGCTGACGGTACGAAAGGTGTAGCAGAGGCGCTTGCTGAAGCGGAAGGTACATATTCCGTCATCGGTGGAGGAGATTCAGCTGCGGCTGTTGAAAAGTTTGAGCTAGCAGATAAAATGAGCCATATTTCAACAGGTGGCGGAGCTTCTCTAGAGTTCATGGAAGGAAAGACTCTACCAGGCGTTGCGGCGCTGAATGACAAGTAA